The Podospora pseudopauciseta strain CBS 411.78 chromosome 2 map unlocalized CBS411.78m_2, whole genome shotgun sequence genome has a window encoding:
- a CDS encoding uncharacterized protein (EggNog:ENOG503P4JR; COG:S) — MVTLEDIQPSVQADEGTHTAFFYGTLMVPDVFYTVCYNQSNVPPEIKALHTFTPAILPGYIRRRVRGADYPGITPDKDHKVFGMYASGLTNANMNKLDIFEGGQYVRKTVEVKLLEKVGDVRGEGNVEGETKKAEVYVFHPDHEDELEDREWDLEEFRREKMQRWTRAGYVFDGCDPNDPAKVEAAV, encoded by the exons atggTCACCTTAGAGGATATTCAACCCAGCGTCCAAGCCGACGAGGGGACTCACACGGCCTTCTTTTACG GCACCCTCATGGTCCCAGACGTCTTCTACACCGTCTGCTACAACCAATCCAACGTCCCCCCCGAGATCAAAGCCCTCCACACCTTCacccccgccatcctccccggCTACATCCGCCGCCGCGTTCGAGGCGCCGACTACCCCGGCATCACCCCGGACAAAGACCACAAAGTCTTTGGCATGTACGCCTCCGGCCTCACAAACGCCAACATGAACAAGCTGGACATTTTTGAGGGGGGGCAGTACGTGAGGAAAACGGTCGAGGTGAAGTTGCTGGAGAAGGTGGGGGatgtgaggggggaggggaacgTGGAAGGAGAGACGAAAAAGGCAGAGGTGTATGTTTTCCATCCGGATCAcgaggatgagctggaggatAGGGAgtgggatttggaggagttTAGACGGGAGAAGATGCAGAGGTGGACGAGGGCGGGGTATGTTTTTGATGGGTGTGATCCCAATGATCCGGCAAAGGTGGAGGCTGCTGTGTAA
- a CDS encoding uncharacterized protein (COG:S; EggNog:ENOG503NYA3), with product MALTAQVHFLDGTLSLIHIPLSLYPTLLQPILRLLFPQSRGSPPDLNLDSLTLDSSQHGFLNISVTPLECSIVCHSSWAKTIFEPAIKQLPRDTAKTVIISKDDYVVFSVISVGMDAGSRVADLTSPLALANIPLFFITTYYSDFILVPVKDRQAVEKTLLSRGFVFSEDSDDSFPFTSPYSTNHGRRASQGSSLNELPTTARQQPPPPSAIPELQERTFDNLKKRNVVPYVEQGLLLVQCSGRQDNNMIGGYSVRPSTFQTNGHGSRNRHSAHKPCWADTVDTKLYTGLVSALVSQPRFFSITLAQDDPPSLLLDRELVGIFGDSLVGATTEGGVSLVPIFLDLSSLPIEATGIVSGVAGTLVKELKEQYGAVAEEEDGGGGRRGRGSAQEEELELSFLSTVRAGAVILGKEVSIRAMEALSRVLVREGK from the exons ATGGCGTTGACCGCTCAAGTACACTTCTTG GATGGCACCTTGAGTCTCATCCACATCCCCCTGAGCCTCTACCCTACCTTACTCCAGCCCATACTCCGACTCCTCTTTCCACAAAGCCGTGGCTCACCACCCGATCTGAACCTTGACAGCCTCACCCTGGACAGCAGTCAACATGGCTTCCTCAACATCAGCGTCACCCCTCTCGAGTGCTCCATAGTCTGCCACTCCTCCTGGGCCAAAACAATCTTTGAACCAGCCATCAAGCAACTACCCCGCGACACGGCCAAAACAGTCATCATCTCCAAAGATGACTACGTCGTCTTCTCCGTCATCAGCGTCGGGATGGATGCCGGGTCTCGAGTAGCggacctcacctcccctttGGCCCTagccaacatccccctcttTTTCATCACGACCTATTACTCTGACTTCATCCTCGTCCCAGTCAAAGACAGGCAGGCGGTCGAGAAGACGTTGCTATCACGGGGGTTTGTCTTTTCGGAAGACAGTGATGACAGCTTCCCTTTTACATCCCCTTACAGCACCAATCACGGCAGGAGGGCGAGTCAAGGCAGCAGCTTGAACGAACTCCCCACCACGGCccgacaacaaccaccaccaccgtccgcGATCCCGGAGCTCCAGGAGAGGACGTTTGACAATCTCAAAAAGAGGAACGTGGTCCCTTATGTCGAGCAGGGTCTGCTGCTGGTGCAGTGCTCGGGCAGGCAGGACAATAACATGATAGGGGGTTACTCGGTACGGCCGTCTACCTTTCAGACTAACGGGCATGGGAGCCGCAACCGGCATTCTGCGCACAAGCCGTGCTGGGCCGATACGGTTGATACTAAGCTTTATACCGGGCTGGTGTCGGCTTTGGTGTCTCAGCCGAGGTTTTTCAGTATCACACTGGCGCAGGACGATCCGCCTTCGTTGCTGCTGGATAGGGAGTTGGTGGGGATTTTTGGAGATAGTCTTGTTGGGGCGACgacggaggggggggtttcGCTTGTGCCGATTTTTCTGGACTTGAGCAGTCTGCCCATCGAGGCGACGGGGATTGTGAGCGGGGTGGCGGGGACGTTGGTGAAGGAGCTGAAGGAGCAGTACGgggcggtggcggaggaggaggatgggggtggtgggaggagggggagggggagtgcgcaggaggaggagttggagttgAGTTTTTTGAGCACGGTGAGGGCGGGGGCGGTGATtttggggaaggaggttaGTATTAGGGCGATGGAGGCTTTGAGCAGGGTtctggtgagggaggggaagtga
- a CDS encoding uncharacterized protein (COG:S; EggNog:ENOG503NWG1) — MSRCRVLSIDASARADMTPVPLIQLTRGPHPNFNHLSFSQLTTYTNATPHHPAHLQHILSPQSSPRLPKNPHQRPKPQQTMNEALQDEISALNSIYGDSTLLPSPTDPPTSSIYILTLPPLDPSSPPSSSLLIQFPPSYPDVPPSTLSTHSSNPALPKGTAARDLSLFRDAITQVHTPGQVCLFDAIESFNDLLTLATSPVPSPSPSPSPPPQSQPETSLPPPPWILSAPFTELKSTFLARTVPVTSVSQAKGYLAHLLATDKKVRSATHNITAWRIRGENGTSYQDCDDDGETAAGGRLLHLMQVMDLWDVMVVVTRWYGGQKLGPRRFALINMAARDGFVRAGLVTEEKEGGRKKGR, encoded by the coding sequence ATGTCTCGTTGTCGAGTCCTCAGCATCGATGCATCGGCCCGAGCCGACATGACCCCGGTCCCACTTATTCAACTCACCCGTGGGCCTCACCCGAATTTCAACCACCTCTCATTTTCACAACTCACCACTTATACAAACGCCACTCCTCACCATCCCGCACACCTCCAACACATTCTCTCGCCTCAATCCTCACCACGTCTCCCGAAAAACCCTCATCAACGCCCGAAACCGCAACAAACAATGAACGAAGCCCTCCAAGACGAAATCTCAGCCCTAAACTCCATCTACGGCGActcaaccctcctcccctcccccaccgacccccccacctcctcaatctACATCCTCACCCTACCCCCCCTGgacccttcctcccccccatcctcctccctcctcatccaatTCCCCCCTTCCTACCCCGAcgtccccccatccaccctctcaacccactcctccaacccagccctCCCAAAAGGCACCGCAGCCCGcgacctctccctcttcaggGACGCGATCACCCAAGTCCACACCCCAGGCCAAGTCTGCCTCTTTGACGCAATCGAATCCTTCAACGACCTCCTCACTTTGGCCACCTCCCCAgtcccatcaccctccccctccccctctccacccccccaatcccaacccgaaacctccctccccccacctccttgGATCTTAAGCGCCCCCTTCACCGAGCTTAAGTCAACCTTCCTAGCCCGCACCGTCCCGGTAACATCCGTCTCCCAAGCAAAAGGCTATCTCGCGCACCTGCTGGCAACAGACAAAAAAGTGAGGTCGGCGACACATAATATCACCGCTTGGCGGATCAGAGGCGAAAACGGGACGAGTTATCAAGATTgtgacgacgacggggagACGGCCGCGGGAGGGAGGCTGCTTCACCTGATGCAGGTTATGGACTTGTGGGAtgtcatggtggtggtgacgcgGTGGTATGGAGGGCAGAAGCTGGGGCCGAGGCGGTTCGCGTTGATTAATATGGCTGCTAGGGATGGGTTTGTCAGGGCTGGATTGGTgaccgaggagaaggagggggggaggaagaaggggaggtga
- a CDS encoding uncharacterized protein (EggNog:ENOG503P0B9; CAZy:AA11), with protein MFFTKSVLAVGGLATLSQAHMLLRTPVPYTSPALVQDPLDPTGANFPCQARAGAQFVGTATPMEKGSTQIMAFTGSAVHGGGSCQVSITYDNPPTAASVWKVLHSIQGGCPARNQAGNILPDNAALEGVDNYEYTIPADIPTGNATIAWTWVNKVGNREFYMNCAPVSIEGPEGSEDALAALPDMFTANIGGDCTTVGADSKDILFPNPGSSVETNGDVSAMVPPTGNCGGGAAARAVRGRRAAKFAA; from the coding sequence ATGTTCTTCACCAAGTCTGTCCTTGCCGTCGGTGGCCTTGCCACTCTTTCCCAGGCTCACATGCTCCTCCGAACCCCCGTCCCCTACACCAGCCCTGCTCTTGTCCAGGATCCTCTCGACCCTACGGGCGCCAACTTCCCCTGCCAGGCCCGCGCCGGTGCCCAGTTCGTCGGTACCGCTACCCCGATGGAGAAGGGGTCGACTCAGATCATGGCCTTCACCGGCTCTGCTGTCCACGGTGGTGGCTCTTGCCAGGTTTCCATCACCTATGACAACccgcccaccgccgcctctgTCTGGAAGGTCCTCCACTCGATCCAGGGCGGCTGCCCTGCCCGCAACCAAGCTGGCAACATTCTTCCCGACAACGCTGCGCTCGAGGGTGTGGACAACTACGAATACACCATCCCCGCTGACATCCCAACGGGCAACGCTACCATTGCTTGGACCTGGGTCAACAAGGTCGGCAACCGTGAGTTCTACATGAACTGCGCCCCTGTCAGCATCGAGGGTCCCGAGGGCAGCGAAGATGCTCTTGCTGCTCTCCCCGACATGTTCACGGCCAACATTGGTGGCGACTGCACCACTGTCGGAGCCGATAGCAAGGATATCCTGTTCCCCAACCCTGGCAGCTCCGTTGAGACCAACGGCGATGTGTCTGCCATGGTTCCCCCTACTGGCAactgcggtggtggtgctgctgctcgcGCCGTCCGTGGCCGTCGCGCTGCCAAGTTCGCTGCTTGA